Proteins from one Bacteroides sp. genomic window:
- a CDS encoding bifunctional lysine ketoglutarate reductase /saccharopine dehydrogenase family protein, whose protein sequence is MGVCVGIRHEDKYLMERRVAITPRHVEQLIKQANLEFVVQTSPKRIFSDDEFRQAGARVEKDLKECPVIFGVKEIPLDTFEKNKTYVFFSHVIKGQPYNMPMLKKMMENGCNLIDYERIADEQNKRLIFFGKFAGLAGMINSLWSMGQRLKELGMADNPFIHIKQSHHYTSLEEAKRHIAEASRQIAEKGLPEALQPFTIGFTGYGNVSNGAQEIANLLPSMEITPEELLRLRNEKNLPKNIIYKIIFKEKHISRRTDGTVFDLQDYYQHPEKYENDFEQYIPHLTILMNCMYWDARYPRIVTKDYLEKAFKAGRPKLTVIGDVTCDPDGSIEITHKGTKIEDPVFVYNPFKREPLMGFKGEGMLVMAVDILPSELPRDSSEAFADALFNFMEPIAKADYSVPFEQVGLPGPIKKALILLNGELTPDFKYIEEYLKK, encoded by the coding sequence ATGGGTGTATGTGTAGGGATTAGGCATGAAGACAAGTACTTAATGGAACGCAGGGTGGCGATCACACCCCGGCACGTTGAACAGCTAATCAAACAGGCAAACCTGGAGTTTGTGGTTCAAACTTCTCCCAAAAGAATTTTCAGTGATGATGAATTCAGGCAGGCTGGCGCGCGGGTGGAAAAAGACCTAAAAGAATGCCCTGTGATCTTTGGTGTGAAAGAAATCCCCCTGGATACCTTTGAAAAAAACAAAACCTATGTCTTTTTCAGCCACGTCATTAAAGGGCAGCCATACAATATGCCCATGCTGAAAAAGATGATGGAGAATGGTTGTAATCTCATTGATTATGAGCGCATTGCCGATGAGCAAAACAAGCGGCTTATTTTTTTCGGAAAGTTTGCCGGTCTGGCGGGGATGATCAACTCGCTGTGGAGCATGGGGCAGCGCCTCAAAGAACTTGGCATGGCAGATAACCCATTCATCCATATCAAACAATCACATCATTACACCTCGCTGGAAGAAGCCAAGCGACACATTGCTGAAGCAAGCCGCCAGATAGCCGAAAAAGGGCTTCCGGAAGCACTCCAACCTTTCACCATTGGATTTACGGGTTATGGCAACGTTTCCAATGGTGCACAAGAGATAGCAAACCTGCTGCCCTCCATGGAAATTACGCCTGAAGAGTTACTTCGTTTAAGAAATGAGAAGAACTTGCCCAAAAACATTATTTACAAAATCATCTTTAAAGAAAAACATATCTCGCGGCGAACGGATGGCACTGTCTTTGACCTTCAGGATTATTACCAGCATCCTGAGAAGTATGAAAACGACTTTGAGCAATACATTCCCCACCTGACCATCTTGATGAACTGTATGTACTGGGATGCAAGATATCCGAGGATCGTGACCAAAGACTACCTTGAAAAAGCCTTTAAAGCAGGCAGGCCCAAGTTGACCGTCATAGGCGATGTGACATGTGATCCCGATGGTTCCATTGAGATTACCCATAAGGGAACAAAAATTGAAGATCCCGTTTTTGTTTACAACCCCTTCAAGCGCGAACCCCTCATGGGATTCAAGGGTGAAGGCATGCTGGTAATGGCCGTTGACATTTTGCCAAGTGAACTGCCCAGGGATTCTTCCGAGGCCTTTGCTGATGCCTTGTTTAATTTTATGGAGCCCATTGCAAAGGCCGATTATTCTGTTCCTTTTGAACAGGTTGGCCTGCCCGGACCGATCAAAAAAGCGCTGATTCTGCTTAATGGCGAACTTACGCCCGATTTTAAATACATAGAAGAATACCTGAAAAAATAA
- a CDS encoding OmpA family protein — MKKILIYGLLVLLAMPLSAQRVLKLLEAGDEHFRKEEYTLAKDAYEAILKRDRTANIRREVSFRLGQTYRQMLNYAEARKWYTLAMNVGYDNPEIYMHLSEMNLGLEDFDLAIEFANRYLEKVPGDRFGRKLLESAKFSKENYFRETLFEVVNERPLNTTGQEWGVAFFPDDRILFASTYTETGRLDTRTGTGFSSIYESKLNRTTGEWTEPALIKGEINTEFYEGFLNYDPETQTGYFMNCGGRDGTRETCDIYTAKYNPETNTWGAPELFFLNSQQHNIGYPSISEDGQVLYFGADMAGGYGGYDLYRMTKDPEGSKWSEPVNLGPQINTSLNDAYPYIAGNILYFSSFGHPGFGGFDLFYSEIDEDGDFTKPVNMGSPINSSADDFGFIINKEYTSGFYTSDRPGGVGNDDLYSFRIISRTFDLKGIITDAETGEPMPGIEVILYGDNDKILKVKSDSDGFYRIPQLDSEVNYIVEVVEDGFSPFSESLSVKDKLIASRFLSVPEFEKNVAMSPAPMLAARTDDEIGPDGSFPTRPAITGITEGLPTVHFDFARFDLTSFAQLQLDSVLSFLDTQPGAGLVVHAHTDEVSGYLFNFYLSQKRAHSVIDYLLSRGVSEDRLYPFGHGKMDLVVVNAKTPEEHRLNRRATFEVIPMPDFNTFLADAPRHSFRYLNSLEKEAHYARGIEFMVQFAATRNPVHPQYYRRIMEAFPEMDILYYYDMDRFHRYSVGTFRQMDQAMDVHRRLRELGFDAFVVAFRDGERISLSEANQLLQNQ, encoded by the coding sequence ATGAAAAAGATATTGATCTACGGGCTGCTGGTCCTTCTGGCCATGCCCCTCTCGGCACAAAGGGTGCTGAAGCTGCTTGAAGCCGGGGATGAACATTTTCGGAAAGAAGAATATACCCTGGCCAAGGATGCCTACGAAGCCATCCTGAAACGGGACCGCACAGCCAATATCCGGCGTGAGGTTTCTTTCAGGCTAGGACAGACCTACCGGCAAATGCTTAACTATGCAGAAGCCCGGAAATGGTACACCCTGGCCATGAATGTGGGTTACGACAACCCGGAGATTTATATGCACCTGAGTGAGATGAACCTGGGATTGGAAGATTTTGACCTGGCCATAGAATTTGCAAACCGCTACCTGGAAAAGGTTCCCGGAGACCGCTTTGGCCGGAAACTCCTTGAGTCAGCCAAGTTCAGCAAAGAAAACTACTTTAGAGAAACCCTGTTCGAGGTCGTTAATGAAAGGCCGCTGAATACCACAGGGCAGGAATGGGGTGTCGCCTTTTTCCCTGACGACCGCATCCTCTTTGCTTCGACCTATACTGAAACTGGCCGCCTCGACACCAGGACCGGGACAGGATTCTCCAGCATTTATGAATCAAAATTGAACCGCACCACCGGCGAATGGACCGAGCCAGCTTTGATCAAGGGCGAAATTAACACCGAATTCTACGAAGGCTTCCTCAACTACGATCCCGAAACCCAGACCGGTTATTTTATGAATTGCGGCGGACGTGATGGCACCAGGGAAACCTGCGACATCTACACGGCTAAATACAATCCGGAAACCAATACCTGGGGTGCTCCTGAACTTTTTTTTCTCAATAGCCAGCAACACAACATTGGCTATCCTTCCATCAGCGAAGACGGGCAGGTGTTGTATTTTGGCGCCGACATGGCCGGAGGATACGGGGGATATGACCTTTACAGGATGACCAAAGACCCCGAAGGAAGCAAGTGGAGCGAGCCCGTGAACCTTGGCCCTCAAATCAACACCAGTCTGAACGACGCTTATCCATATATTGCCGGAAACATCCTGTACTTTTCTTCCTTTGGACACCCGGGATTTGGCGGTTTCGACCTGTTTTATTCTGAAATAGATGAAGACGGTGATTTCACCAAACCTGTCAATATGGGCTCGCCCATCAACAGCAGCGCCGACGATTTTGGTTTCATCATCAACAAGGAATACACCAGTGGGTTTTACACCTCTGACCGCCCGGGAGGCGTGGGAAATGATGACCTGTATTCTTTCCGCATTATTTCACGCACCTTTGACCTGAAAGGCATCATTACAGATGCAGAGACAGGAGAACCCATGCCCGGTATTGAAGTCATACTTTATGGCGATAATGACAAGATCCTGAAAGTAAAATCCGACAGCGATGGGTTTTACCGTATTCCACAGCTCGATTCAGAAGTGAACTACATCGTCGAAGTGGTGGAAGATGGCTTCAGCCCCTTCTCCGAATCCCTTTCGGTCAAGGATAAGCTTATTGCCAGCCGCTTCCTGTCGGTACCCGAATTTGAAAAGAACGTAGCGATGAGCCCGGCTCCGATGTTGGCTGCCCGCACAGACGATGAGATTGGTCCTGATGGCAGCTTCCCCACCCGCCCGGCCATAACAGGTATTACCGAAGGGCTGCCCACAGTTCATTTCGATTTTGCACGTTTCGACCTGACGAGCTTTGCACAATTGCAACTCGATAGTGTACTTTCTTTCCTCGATACCCAACCCGGAGCAGGGCTGGTGGTCCACGCCCACACCGATGAGGTCAGCGGCTATCTGTTTAACTTCTACCTCTCGCAAAAACGGGCCCACAGCGTCATTGATTACCTCCTGAGCCGAGGCGTCAGCGAGGACCGGCTGTATCCCTTTGGCCACGGAAAGATGGACCTGGTGGTGGTCAATGCCAAAACTCCAGAAGAACACCGGCTCAACCGCAGGGCTACCTTTGAGGTGATCCCGATGCCCGACTTCAACACCTTCCTAGCCGACGCACCACGCCACAGTTTCCGTTACCTCAACTCCCTGGAGAAAGAGGCTCATTATGCCCGTGGCATTGAGTTCATGGTGCAGTTTGCGGCTACCCGCAACCCGGTCCACCCGCAATATTACCGCCGGATTATGGAAGCCTTCCCTGAAATGGATATTCTGTATTACTACGACATGGACCGCTTTCACCGATATTCAGTGGGGACGTTCAGACAAATGGATCAGGCGATGGATGTACACCGCCGCTTGCGCGAACTGGGATTTGATGCTTTTGTGGTAGCTTTCCGCGATGGTGAAAGGATCAGCCTGAGCGAAGCCAACCAATTGTTGCAGAATCAATAA
- a CDS encoding KamA family radical SAM protein, with product MKKESNPKKGTGDPKGTRTVLQTRIIDDVFTDAVDSVKPRFIVDIEAYVNRLWEANPDIYKVLKDAPSLEDARASLYSYLEKAERRIFEVDNDLHILEKSTVREAIRVFKSIIGPVNEYRTGVSALNFLFRLAKGELEALKHEISAGFLLEFINLFRGVDGRSNIYFESKQAKKGIPDFLQMEGRKASEVRAEMLNELSSNMSKYLRKYPSGLEEEVIAWRKANQKRIMRYFNATEDDWNNYQWHLKHVIKDAQPLFDLIELTEEQREAITLAAKNKVPFGITPYYLSLMDNKLNIGYDHAVRAQVIPPLDYVQKMVENRESRGLQFDFMGEHDTSPVDLVTRRYPGIAILKPYNTCAQICVYCQRNWEIDQVLDPHALAKKEHLRAALDWMDENPAVGDVLITGGDPMVMRDETLRSILEEVAAKKHVYRIRIGTRTPVVLPQRLSQKTIDMLASFVEYGKRQISIITHFEHSYEITPEAMKAVKRIREAGMMVYNQEVFTVENSRRFETVKLRLDLKSIGIDPYYTFNMKGKEETKRYMVPIARILQERKEEARLLPGLDRTDEPVFNVPKLGKNQLMAWQDHRLVMILPNGARVYEFHPWEKNIQPIPPYNYVDVPIYDYLEELAARGENIRDYRNIWFYY from the coding sequence ATGAAAAAAGAAAGTAATCCCAAAAAAGGTACGGGAGACCCGAAAGGAACCCGGACGGTATTGCAGACCCGGATCATCGATGATGTCTTCACCGATGCCGTTGACAGCGTAAAACCCCGCTTTATAGTTGACATCGAAGCTTATGTAAACCGTTTATGGGAGGCTAATCCTGATATTTACAAGGTTTTAAAAGATGCTCCCTCACTGGAAGATGCCCGGGCAAGCCTGTATTCCTATCTGGAGAAGGCTGAGCGAAGGATCTTTGAAGTGGACAATGACCTGCACATCCTGGAGAAATCGACGGTCAGGGAGGCCATCAGGGTGTTTAAAAGCATTATCGGGCCAGTCAATGAATACAGGACTGGTGTATCAGCGCTAAACTTTCTTTTCCGGCTCGCAAAGGGAGAACTGGAAGCCCTGAAGCACGAGATTTCAGCTGGCTTTCTTCTTGAATTTATTAATCTGTTCAGGGGGGTGGATGGCCGTTCGAACATTTATTTTGAATCGAAGCAGGCCAAGAAAGGCATCCCCGATTTCCTGCAGATGGAAGGCCGGAAAGCCTCTGAGGTCAGGGCCGAAATGCTCAATGAGCTTTCGTCGAATATGAGCAAATATTTGCGTAAATATCCCAGCGGGCTCGAAGAAGAAGTCATTGCCTGGCGCAAAGCGAACCAGAAACGAATCATGCGTTATTTCAATGCCACAGAGGATGATTGGAACAATTACCAGTGGCATTTGAAACATGTGATCAAAGATGCGCAGCCCCTGTTTGATCTGATTGAACTCACCGAGGAACAACGGGAGGCCATTACCCTTGCTGCGAAAAACAAAGTGCCGTTTGGCATCACGCCTTATTATCTGAGCCTGATGGATAATAAGCTAAACATCGGTTATGATCACGCGGTTCGTGCCCAGGTGATCCCGCCACTGGATTATGTTCAGAAAATGGTAGAGAACCGCGAGAGCCGAGGTCTTCAGTTTGATTTTATGGGAGAGCATGACACCTCGCCCGTTGACCTTGTTACACGCCGCTATCCAGGCATCGCCATCCTGAAGCCTTACAACACCTGTGCACAGATCTGTGTGTATTGTCAGCGCAACTGGGAAATCGACCAGGTGCTCGATCCCCATGCCCTGGCAAAAAAGGAACACCTCCGGGCAGCGCTCGATTGGATGGATGAAAACCCTGCCGTGGGCGATGTGCTGATCACGGGAGGAGACCCCATGGTGATGCGCGATGAAACATTGCGGTCCATCCTGGAGGAGGTAGCAGCCAAAAAACATGTTTACCGCATCAGGATTGGCACCCGCACCCCCGTGGTCCTGCCCCAGCGTTTAAGCCAGAAAACCATCGATATGCTTGCTTCTTTTGTTGAATACGGGAAAAGGCAAATAAGTATCATTACTCATTTTGAGCATTCGTATGAGATCACCCCAGAGGCCATGAAGGCCGTGAAGCGCATCCGTGAAGCAGGGATGATGGTCTACAACCAGGAGGTGTTCACCGTGGAGAATTCTCGTCGCTTTGAGACCGTAAAACTTCGCCTGGATCTGAAGAGCATCGGGATTGATCCTTATTATACCTTTAACATGAAAGGCAAGGAGGAGACCAAAAGATACATGGTTCCGATCGCCCGGATACTGCAGGAGCGTAAAGAAGAAGCAAGGCTTTTGCCGGGCCTTGACCGTACCGACGAACCTGTCTTCAATGTTCCCAAGCTGGGCAAAAACCAATTGATGGCCTGGCAGGACCACCGCCTGGTGATGATCCTGCCCAATGGCGCCAGGGTGTATGAGTTCCATCCTTGGGAAAAGAACATTCAGCCCATCCCGCCCTACAACTATGTGGATGTGCCCATTTACGATTACCTGGAAGAGCTTGCAGCAAGGGGCGAGAACATCCGCGATTACCGCAACATCTGGTTCTACTATTGA
- a CDS encoding type IX secretion system membrane protein PorP/SprF, whose product MKKTLVFILALTLSGMASFAQNDPSFSQYMFNEKIFNPASLQLTNTFDFSLVARQQWIGFDNAPSSQVFNASSYIQDIYGGLGINIINDKLGYENFLTIRANYAFPVQVGVVSHLIFGLGAGVVNRTIDGTQLTYEDPNDPNGLFTKETYTKPDFSFGLEYTDPNLRMGFAITHLYRSVENAGIDYAPRHYYMYGKYRFDNVFPNVDLEPYLLIKSNQRSTQFDVNMMAYFNKLLWTGFSYRLGDAVSAMLGYAISPAIRVGYAYDYSIGVNRRYSGGSHEIMIQASLGGFNKERVSPNTPRIFN is encoded by the coding sequence ATGAAAAAGACCCTGGTATTCATCCTGGCCCTCACCCTTTCGGGAATGGCATCGTTCGCCCAGAACGATCCCAGTTTCAGCCAGTATATGTTTAATGAGAAGATCTTCAACCCTGCCTCCCTGCAGTTGACCAATACCTTCGACTTCTCATTGGTAGCCCGCCAGCAATGGATTGGCTTTGACAATGCACCCTCATCGCAGGTATTCAATGCCAGTTCCTATATCCAGGACATTTACGGCGGGCTGGGGATTAACATCATCAACGATAAGCTGGGTTATGAGAACTTCCTGACCATCCGGGCCAATTACGCTTTCCCTGTGCAGGTTGGCGTGGTATCACACCTGATATTCGGACTTGGCGCTGGTGTGGTCAACCGAACCATCGACGGCACACAACTGACTTACGAGGATCCTAACGATCCCAATGGATTGTTCACAAAGGAGACTTATACCAAGCCCGACTTCTCGTTCGGCCTGGAATATACCGACCCCAACCTCCGGATGGGCTTTGCCATCACACACCTTTACCGCTCAGTTGAGAATGCCGGCATTGACTATGCCCCCAGGCATTACTATATGTATGGAAAATACCGTTTCGACAATGTGTTCCCGAATGTTGACCTGGAGCCCTATCTGCTGATCAAAAGCAATCAGCGAAGCACCCAGTTTGATGTCAATATGATGGCCTATTTCAACAAACTGCTCTGGACCGGATTTTCCTATCGACTGGGAGATGCTGTGTCAGCAATGCTTGGTTATGCCATTAGTCCTGCCATCCGCGTGGGTTATGCTTACGATTATAGCATCGGGGTAAACCGCCGTTACAGCGGTGGCTCGCACGAAATCATGATCCAGGCGTCCCTTGGCGGATTTAATAAAGAAAGGGTTTCACCCAATACCCCCAGGATATTTAACTAA